From the genome of Solanum lycopersicum chromosome 12, SLM_r2.1:
aatttctaaaaaagaaaaagtatgcTGTCATGGTGTGGATTATAAAAAATCGTGCTaaacaattacatatataaCTAATGGATACCAAATAATGAACAATATTTGTTAGGCCTAAACATtatatcaacttttaaaaactaatttaatcaaatttttaatatgcCAATGAAAACACAAGAACAACATTcttaaagttaaataaataattggatttaaatattgaaaatagacAAGTCCAGCAACTGTGTATAAATTGTTCATGGCTTCCCATTATCTCATAACCTTAATTAGTggaacaacaataacaaaaaagtgGGAAAATCACCTTCTCAGTTTTGTTATATAAACTCTTAAATCCTCTATTCTCAAATAcacaagaaaaaggaaaaaaaattaatctaggCTAAGAATCAAAATCTTCTAAATGGGAAGCCAAATGAAGAAGCAATCTGCTTGTGCTTTGGCATTTTTCTTGATTGCCTCATGCACTATGGCATATTCACCTTATAATTCTTATGATTCATCAGATTCAACCTACAATAAAATACCAACCACAGAAGTCAAAAGTGATGACTTCAAGGCACCCGAAAAGGAATATAAGGAgtcatttttgtcaaaaaataattactacaaGAAGCCATTAGTTTCAGAAGATAACTATAAGAAAGTACCCTCTGTTTCCGAACAGGAATACAAGGTGTCATTCTTGCCAAAGAATGACTACAACAAGAAGCCATTATTTTCAGAAGATAATTACAAGAAGGCGTCATATGTTCCAGAGGAACCCTCAAAGGCTAAACCAGAATATAAGGAGTCATTTTTACCAAAATTTGACTACTTTAAGAAGCCATCAGTTCAAGAAGAGGACTCCAAGAAGGCGTCATATGTTCTAGATGTACCTTCAAAGGCTAAACCAGAATATAAGGAGTCATTGTTACCAAAATTTGACTACTTTAAGAAGCCATCAGTTTCAGAAGATAGCTACAAAAAGGAGTCATATGTTCCAGAGGAACCCTCAATGCCGAAGGAAGAATACAAGGTACCTGTTTTGCCTAAGAATGACTACTTTAAGAAGTCATCAGTTCCAGAAGATAGCTACAAAAAGGTGTCATTTGTTCCAAAGGTGCCCTCAGTGCCTAAAGAAGAATACAAGGTGTCTTCTTTATCAAAAAATGATTACTACAAGAAGCCATCAGTTTCAGAAGACAACTACAAAAAAGTATCATATGTTCCAAAGGTGCCCTCAGTGCCTAAAGAAGAATACAAGGTGCCTTCTTTGTCAAAGAATGACTATTACAAGAAGTCAACAGTTCCAGAAGATAACTACAAGAAGCCATCATTTCCAGAAGATAACTACAAGAAGGTGCCATATGTTCCAGAAGTACCCTTAGTTCCTAAACCAGAATACAAGGTGCCTTCTTTGCCAAAGAACAATAATTACAAGAAGTCAACCGTTTCAGAAGATAGCTACAAGAAGGTATCATATGTTTCAGAGGTACCCTCAGTTACTAAACCTGAATACAAGGTGCCTTCTTTCCCAAAGAATGACTACTACAAGAAGCCATCAGTTTCTGAAGATAACTACAAGAAAGTGTCAAATGTTATTCCAGAGGTACCCTCAGTTGCTAAACCTGAATACAAGGTGCCTGCTTTGTCAAAAAATGACTACTACACGAAGCCATTCCCTTCTCCGTCACCACCACCTCCATATTATTAAATTTCCATCTCTCTTGTTGAACATGCATGTTTCATTTAAGTTCTTCTCCAGCTCAACATATATAACCCTTAGGGTTCTCATGTTATGAGTTAGAAGGCATGATATCAAAGTTtgtaattctttatttatttttttccttttcctacTTCGGATTGTAATTGTTTtgtcatttaaattatattatgaatgtttTCAGAGATTATTTCAgttgaatataaattatttctattgaaaatttataaattcatcTAGATTAGTCGGGCTTCAATATTACGGATATTGAACACTAGAATATGAGaaatcaaccataaaaaaatGTACATAGATTAGATTaatctaatttttcagcaattattaattatatttctttacaTAAATTTAATAGCAAAACACTggagcataaaaaccataataagaacttcaaattacatattcaaggttacaaaaacaacaaacaaaattagagaaaataatgAAGTTGAACGAAAGATacaaaattactttttattagTGCCATTCAGTAATTACTATATCCAATGAATATGAAGTTACTGATAGTTATTAGCtcaaaaatcacttttttttttgttgaaaaaagtTGGAATCAAGAAAGATGATTTTCTTAGATAATTACTATTAATTCAACGATTATTAATTCAACGATCATATGAAAAATCAACTCgtaaaaatgtcttttttagcctattttttattaaactaaAGTTACATAATTTCCAGTCATAGatcatttttatcaaataaatgttaaaatatttcacTATTCAcgataaaatattatgtatggacgatgaaatatatataagaatcgGTGATTTAATGTATGATAATACTGGAAATAAATAGGTTCCATCAAATACAAATTATTCTGTCAATATACATGAGCCCTGCTCAAAGCATCAAAACTTATGCACCCAACTAATTTTGATCGT
Proteins encoded in this window:
- the LOC109118738 gene encoding protein PELPK1-like produces the protein MGSQMKKQSACALAFFLIASCTMAYSPYNSYDSSDSTYNKIPTTEVKSDDFKAPEKEYKESFLSKNNYYKKPLVSEDNYKKVPSVSEQEYKVSFLPKNDYNKKPLFSEDNYKKASYVPEEPSKAKPEYKESFLPKFDYFKKPSVQEEDSKKASYVLDVPSKAKPEYKESLLPKFDYFKKPSVSEDSYKKESYVPEEPSMPKEEYKVPVLPKNDYFKKSSVPEDSYKKVSFVPKVPSVPKEEYKVSSLSKNDYYKKPSVSEDNYKKVSYVPKVPSVPKEEYKVPSLSKNDYYKKSTVPEDNYKKPSFPEDNYKKVPYVPEVPLVPKPEYKVPSLPKNNNYKKSTVSEDSYKKVSYVSEVPSVTKPEYKVPSFPKNDYYKKPSVSEDNYKKVSNVIPEVPSVAKPEYKVPALSKNDYYTKPFPSPSPPPPYY